The following proteins come from a genomic window of Acetivibrio cellulolyticus CD2:
- a CDS encoding protein arginine kinase, protein MEGWYYEKGPESDVVMSSRVRLARNFKDIPFPFKMNREEGEKVIEKVKDAIFNSSTATSDFEFKDMQKMNPIDKQVLVEKHLISPNLAGGRTESAAIISSDEKISIMINEEDHLRIQCLFSGLQLDKAWELCNRIDSLLEENIDYSFSEKYGYLTCCPTNVGTGIRASAMLHLPALTMTGYIKGMLEICGKLGIAVRGIYGENSEASGNLFQISNQITLGQSEEEIINNIMNIGNQIINQERILRSELYKQNPFRFEDKIYRSLGTLSNARIISSEESFKLISDVRLGVDMGIIKDIEVSKLNEILLKIQPANLQMSFAKTLSPDERDIRRAEMIREKLN, encoded by the coding sequence ATGGAAGGTTGGTATTATGAAAAGGGACCTGAATCGGATGTAGTTATGAGCAGTAGAGTGCGATTGGCACGTAATTTTAAGGACATTCCTTTTCCTTTTAAGATGAATAGGGAGGAGGGAGAAAAAGTAATAGAAAAAGTGAAGGATGCTATTTTTAATAGCAGCACTGCAACTAGCGATTTTGAATTTAAAGATATGCAGAAGATGAACCCTATTGACAAACAGGTTCTGGTGGAAAAGCATCTTATAAGTCCAAACCTTGCTGGAGGAAGAACTGAAAGTGCTGCAATAATCAGCAGTGATGAAAAGATAAGTATTATGATAAATGAAGAAGATCACCTTAGAATTCAATGTCTGTTTTCAGGCCTGCAGCTTGATAAGGCTTGGGAACTTTGTAATAGAATAGATAGTTTGCTTGAGGAAAATATAGATTACTCATTCAGTGAGAAGTATGGTTATCTGACTTGTTGCCCGACAAATGTGGGAACGGGTATTAGAGCGTCAGCAATGTTGCATCTTCCGGCACTTACAATGACAGGTTATATAAAAGGGATGTTGGAGATTTGCGGCAAGCTTGGTATAGCAGTTAGAGGGATTTATGGAGAAAACAGTGAGGCTTCCGGTAATTTATTTCAGATATCTAATCAGATCACATTAGGGCAATCTGAAGAAGAGATTATAAATAATATCATGAATATTGGAAACCAGATTATTAATCAGGAAAGGATATTAAGGTCGGAGTTGTACAAGCAAAATCCTTTCAGGTTTGAAGATAAAATTTACCGGTCTTTAGGCACACTATCTAACGCGAGAATTATTTCTTCGGAAGAGAGCTTTAAATTAATTTCTGATGTTAGACTTGGCGTAGATATGGGAATAATTAAAGACATAGAAGTAAGTAAGCTTAACGAGATACTTCTTAAGATTCAGCCGGCGAATTTGCAGATGAGTTTCGCCAAAACTTTAAGTCCTGATGAAAGGGATATTAGAAGGGCCGAAATGATACGAGAAAAATTAAATTGA
- a CDS encoding UvrB/UvrC motif-containing protein, with translation MLCQNCQKRVANIQVTQVINNAKNVIYLCEQCARDEGKIIIGSPLSVNDFFSGLIGFPVRPSVAEQQLVCDKCGMSYEEFKKIGKLGCENCYQVYGDKLMPILKRLHGNLQYHGKVPKKVYETVKVSKEIDSLKEQLDKAVKSEEYEKAAEIRDKIRALESSAS, from the coding sequence ATGTTGTGCCAGAATTGTCAAAAGAGGGTCGCCAATATACAAGTTACACAAGTTATAAACAACGCTAAAAATGTAATTTATCTTTGCGAACAATGCGCTAGGGATGAAGGAAAGATAATAATTGGATCTCCGCTTAGTGTTAACGACTTTTTCTCAGGACTGATTGGCTTCCCGGTAAGACCATCAGTTGCAGAACAGCAACTTGTATGCGATAAATGCGGAATGAGTTACGAAGAATTTAAAAAGATAGGCAAGCTTGGTTGTGAAAACTGTTATCAGGTTTACGGAGATAAGTTAATGCCGATTTTGAAAAGATTACATGGAAATCTTCAATATCATGGAAAGGTGCCCAAAAAGGTTTATGAGACTGTTAAAGTCTCAAAGGAAATAGATTCTTTGAAGGAGCAGCTGGATAAGGCAGTAAAAAGTGAAGAGTATGAAAAGGCGGCGGAAATAAGGGATAAGATTAGAGCATTGGAAAGCAGTGCATCATAG
- a CDS encoding CtsR family transcriptional regulator translates to MAKLSDLIESFIKQLISDTDGTIEIQRNELANQFNCVPSQINYVIDTRFTTERGYYVESRRGGGGHISIRRVSIEHKGKNYLMHIINSMGDNISQQSALVFINNFVDYSVISERDGLLLKAATSDKALSLVPVEHRGNIRASILKNMLVSLLV, encoded by the coding sequence ATGGCAAAACTTAGTGACTTAATAGAATCTTTTATAAAACAGTTAATCAGTGACACTGATGGGACTATTGAAATTCAGAGAAACGAGCTTGCCAACCAGTTTAATTGTGTACCTTCTCAGATTAATTATGTTATAGATACCAGGTTTACCACCGAAAGAGGTTATTATGTTGAGAGCAGACGTGGCGGTGGCGGGCATATAAGTATTAGAAGGGTTAGTATAGAGCATAAAGGTAAGAATTATCTTATGCACATTATCAATTCAATGGGAGACAATATCTCACAACAGTCAGCACTGGTATTTATAAACAATTTCGTAGACTATAGCGTTATTTCCGAAAGGGATGGATTGCTTCTGAAAGCGGCTACAAGTGACAAGGCATTGTCACTTGTGCCTGTGGAGCATAGAGGAAATATAAGAGCAAGTATATTGAAAAATATGTTGGTCAGTCTGTTGGTTTAG
- a CDS encoding heparan-alpha-glucosaminide N-acetyltransferase, whose protein sequence is MIKLKTRELVRMTDIKKKGRVWEIDFLRGLLILAMIYLHVVFDLQCFYGMNLNYDGGINDVIVKIVGNSFIMVSGISTAFSRSSLKRGFLVFSIALGITAVTYLINPEFFIVFGILHFIGVCMIASPLLKKLPTPWLFVLSAVIAATAVIAATTSILPNIKVTNNYLCMFGLYNSEFTSSDYYPIFPYAWAFLLGMGLSRILYKEKKSIFPFTIKSRFVNFIGRNSLYVYIIHQPVILAVLGIIMNIPK, encoded by the coding sequence ATGATTAAGCTAAAAACGAGGGAGCTTGTACGAATGACGGACATCAAGAAAAAAGGACGCGTTTGGGAGATAGACTTTTTACGAGGCTTACTGATCCTTGCAATGATATATTTGCACGTGGTTTTCGATCTGCAGTGTTTTTATGGTATGAATCTTAATTATGATGGTGGGATTAATGATGTGATCGTAAAAATAGTCGGCAATTCATTTATTATGGTTTCAGGTATCAGTACAGCTTTTAGCCGGAGCAGCCTTAAACGTGGATTTTTAGTTTTTTCTATTGCTTTAGGAATAACGGCTGTAACCTATTTGATTAATCCGGAGTTTTTTATTGTGTTTGGTATTTTGCACTTTATTGGAGTTTGTATGATTGCTTCGCCTTTGTTAAAGAAACTTCCTACTCCGTGGCTGTTTGTTTTAAGTGCGGTTATTGCTGCCACAGCGGTTATCGCTGCCACAACGTCTATACTGCCTAACATTAAAGTTACCAATAATTATTTGTGTATGTTCGGATTGTACAATTCTGAGTTTACATCCTCGGATTATTATCCTATTTTTCCTTATGCGTGGGCATTTTTATTGGGAATGGGTTTGAGCAGGATACTTTATAAAGAGAAGAAAAGTATTTTTCCATTTACCATCAAAAGTAGATTTGTAAATTTCATTGGAAGAAATTCGCTATATGTATATATTATACATCAGCCTGTAATATTGGCCGTACTTGGAATTATTATGAATATTCCCAAATAA